In Rhodococcus sp. OK302, one genomic interval encodes:
- a CDS encoding class I adenylate-forming enzyme family protein, producing the protein MIDVAVGEFATDPARFAGISISEIVRHWSETIPDRTAFITPTSRISWAQYDAAADAIASALELSGEGYGHVAVLLPDTMVFHAALCAAYRTGRVAVGIGSRSGLREISHLISRSDAGVLVTARSLRGVDTAELIAQLRELHPALDIVFADENGSVEFERSAPAGGVVSLPVEIREFAPTSPCFTTAAVSMLNSTSGTTGLPKLVTQTEDRWVAFSEIGADAAGIGYEEVFLGAVPAPFGFGLWTSHFLPALLGAPNVVMERFDVAVMIDLIERERVTVLNCVSTQFKMLLRSEAAEKADLSSLRVMFTGGEAVPYSEALAFEERTGAAVLQFYGSNETGAVSVTTVGDDSDTRLRTCGHVIDRMQVRVFDDAATEVTGSHRRGQPAVNGPLMCQGYWGDVEANNELYTDDGWMLLGDIVEIDEAGRVRVVGRKADIIIRGGKNISAVEVEEYVRAHPAVDLVAAVGVDDALFGEKVCAVVVTKDECELTAEELTTWMREQGVTREYIPEYVMTVPELPMAAGGKVAKGAVKELVRSELAQTV; encoded by the coding sequence ATGATTGACGTAGCAGTCGGCGAATTTGCGACGGATCCGGCTCGTTTCGCCGGAATCAGCATCAGTGAGATCGTTCGTCACTGGTCGGAGACCATTCCCGACCGAACTGCGTTCATCACTCCGACGTCGAGAATTTCGTGGGCGCAGTACGACGCTGCGGCCGACGCCATCGCGTCGGCGCTCGAGCTTTCGGGTGAGGGCTACGGTCATGTGGCCGTTCTCCTCCCGGACACGATGGTCTTTCACGCGGCACTCTGCGCTGCGTACCGTACCGGCCGGGTGGCCGTGGGAATCGGGTCGCGCTCTGGTCTTCGTGAAATCTCGCACCTGATTTCGCGCTCCGACGCCGGTGTTCTGGTGACCGCCCGATCGTTGCGTGGGGTGGATACCGCTGAACTGATCGCGCAGTTGCGTGAACTACATCCGGCACTGGACATCGTGTTTGCCGACGAGAATGGATCGGTCGAGTTCGAACGTTCCGCTCCCGCCGGCGGCGTAGTGTCACTGCCCGTTGAGATCCGCGAATTTGCTCCGACCAGTCCGTGTTTCACGACGGCCGCAGTGTCCATGCTCAATTCGACGTCAGGTACTACCGGCTTGCCCAAGCTGGTGACTCAGACGGAGGATCGGTGGGTTGCGTTCTCCGAGATCGGGGCCGACGCAGCAGGAATCGGGTACGAGGAAGTATTCCTCGGCGCCGTGCCCGCACCTTTCGGTTTCGGGCTGTGGACTTCGCATTTCCTTCCGGCATTGCTGGGCGCGCCTAACGTAGTGATGGAACGGTTTGACGTTGCCGTGATGATCGACCTCATCGAGCGCGAGCGTGTGACGGTGTTGAACTGTGTGAGTACACAATTCAAGATGCTTCTGCGGTCGGAAGCTGCCGAGAAGGCCGATCTCAGCTCGTTGCGTGTCATGTTCACCGGCGGCGAGGCCGTCCCGTACTCGGAGGCACTGGCTTTCGAGGAACGAACCGGCGCAGCGGTACTGCAGTTCTACGGCTCGAACGAGACCGGTGCAGTGTCCGTGACCACCGTCGGGGATGACTCCGATACCCGATTGCGTACGTGCGGACATGTCATCGACCGGATGCAGGTTCGTGTATTCGACGACGCTGCAACAGAAGTCACAGGATCGCACCGACGTGGGCAGCCTGCCGTCAACGGTCCGTTGATGTGTCAGGGTTACTGGGGCGACGTCGAGGCCAACAACGAGCTGTACACCGACGATGGCTGGATGCTTCTCGGAGACATCGTCGAGATCGACGAAGCCGGACGTGTTCGAGTGGTCGGCCGTAAGGCCGACATCATCATTCGTGGTGGCAAGAACATTTCTGCCGTCGAGGTCGAGGAGTACGTTCGCGCTCATCCGGCGGTGGACTTGGTTGCGGCAGTGGGCGTCGACGACGCGTTGTTCGGCGAGAAGGTGTGCGCCGTTGTGGTAACCAAGGACGAGTGCGAACTGACTGCGGAGGAACTCACGACGTGGATGCGTGAGCAGGGCGTCACTCGTGAGTACATTCCGGAATATGTGATGACGGTGCCGGAACTGCCGATGGCTGCGGGCGGCAAGGTAGCCAAGGGCGCTGTCAAGGAACTCGTGCGAAGTGAATTGGCTCAAACCGTGTGA
- a CDS encoding ABC transporter substrate-binding protein, which yields MRLGKAIAVLAVVVLGTGACASAGVIPEDEIVIGLDEDSTGPGASYSTIAGQTVRMTVDLINDAGGINGKPVRLVVENDESSPTKTPSIIRKLVDQGASAVILATGSGSVLQAKSILEQSEIPAIAPVVLSDAFASPPGNDYSFMIPNSLKQYAQVYCGAFEKLGYKSLGILGDASASIDGIIKTLRPDLEKCAKVTAVEKAPVDAADLTAQVSRLVETKPDAILVASIGGHFEILAHNTLSKIAPETQRFSLASIGNQPASWALADPKALSGMVYMGSLSAGNKRTAELADKVKAFKGANYQLTAYDAQAYDAMMMLAQAIGIAGDHKDRTAVRDALQQVSGLPATFGQEDLTLSFSPGDHLAPDSLCGLVLIEFGDDNKPAGPWASYQPPCG from the coding sequence GTGAGACTCGGGAAGGCAATAGCCGTACTTGCGGTGGTCGTCCTCGGAACGGGTGCGTGCGCGTCTGCCGGGGTCATTCCGGAAGACGAGATCGTGATCGGCCTGGACGAGGATTCAACAGGTCCGGGAGCGTCGTACAGCACCATTGCAGGTCAGACGGTTCGAATGACGGTCGATCTGATCAACGACGCCGGCGGGATCAACGGCAAGCCCGTGCGCCTCGTCGTCGAGAATGACGAGAGCAGTCCCACCAAGACTCCGTCGATCATTCGGAAACTGGTGGATCAGGGTGCCAGCGCGGTCATCCTCGCGACCGGTAGTGGTTCGGTTCTGCAGGCGAAGTCGATTCTCGAGCAGTCGGAGATTCCGGCTATCGCACCGGTTGTGCTCAGTGATGCATTTGCGTCTCCGCCGGGCAACGACTATTCGTTCATGATCCCGAATTCGCTGAAGCAGTATGCGCAGGTGTACTGCGGAGCATTCGAGAAGCTGGGCTACAAGTCGCTCGGAATCCTCGGTGATGCAAGCGCATCTATCGACGGAATCATCAAGACGCTGCGCCCGGATCTGGAGAAGTGTGCGAAGGTGACGGCCGTCGAAAAGGCCCCCGTCGACGCCGCTGACCTCACGGCGCAGGTATCCCGTCTCGTCGAAACCAAGCCTGACGCAATCCTTGTCGCCAGTATCGGTGGGCACTTCGAGATTCTCGCGCACAACACACTCTCGAAGATCGCACCCGAAACGCAGCGTTTCTCGCTCGCTTCGATCGGAAACCAGCCGGCTTCATGGGCTTTGGCTGATCCGAAGGCGCTCTCCGGCATGGTGTACATGGGATCTCTCAGTGCCGGTAACAAGCGAACTGCGGAACTCGCCGACAAGGTCAAGGCCTTCAAGGGGGCCAACTACCAACTCACGGCGTACGACGCTCAGGCCTACGACGCAATGATGATGCTGGCGCAGGCAATCGGGATCGCCGGTGATCACAAGGATCGAACCGCGGTTCGTGATGCACTCCAACAGGTCTCAGGACTTCCGGCCACCTTCGGACAGGAAGATTTGACGCTGTCCTTCAGCCCCGGCGATCATCTCGCGCCGGACAGCCTGTGCGGATTGGTGCTCATCGAGTTCGGCGACGACAACAAACCTGCCGGGCCGTGGGCTTCCTATCAGCCCCCGTGCGGATAA
- a CDS encoding branched-chain amino acid ABC transporter permease, whose protein sequence is MGAITTGRVPRSRMSLGNVSREALITVTVVAAVLLWMGPSLYRQDLIFLAATYSLIALGMYVPFVLAGSLSMAYSAYAAIGAYAVALISVKTGMSMWWGWILGALVAAVVAVLLSLATQKLSGFYLAAVTLLFGMAFEHWLIDGPSFTGGSAGISGVAALTMFGWEPPRYALVVFAILFVCLIAVAVDRLRKSVWGLMLQASRDNRNVARSSGVNPTHLTVVALAIGAAIASTGGSLFTVSVQAVTPETFTLSIVFLAIFMPIIGGRGSAWGAPLGALIVVIVTLNMPGYQGSGELLLAGAVLVILIVAPGGVIGWSRALLDRTNRIYQERVAR, encoded by the coding sequence ATGGGTGCGATTACTACAGGTCGCGTGCCTCGGTCGCGAATGAGCCTGGGAAACGTCTCGCGTGAAGCCTTGATTACCGTGACTGTGGTTGCGGCAGTGCTTCTCTGGATGGGACCGAGCCTCTACCGGCAGGACCTCATTTTCCTCGCCGCCACGTACTCGTTGATAGCTCTGGGGATGTACGTGCCCTTCGTTCTTGCCGGGTCACTGTCCATGGCCTACAGCGCCTACGCTGCGATCGGTGCCTACGCGGTTGCCCTGATATCGGTGAAGACCGGCATGTCGATGTGGTGGGGCTGGATCCTCGGCGCACTGGTCGCTGCCGTAGTGGCAGTACTCCTCAGCCTTGCGACCCAGAAACTTTCCGGCTTCTACCTCGCAGCCGTGACACTCCTGTTCGGAATGGCATTCGAGCACTGGCTGATCGACGGACCCAGCTTCACCGGTGGCTCGGCCGGAATCTCCGGTGTCGCGGCACTCACGATGTTCGGCTGGGAACCGCCGCGCTACGCGTTGGTCGTCTTCGCGATTCTGTTTGTCTGCCTGATCGCTGTCGCGGTCGATCGACTGCGGAAGTCCGTGTGGGGCCTGATGTTGCAGGCGTCGCGGGACAATCGGAATGTCGCCCGGTCCTCCGGAGTCAATCCGACCCACTTGACGGTTGTGGCATTGGCGATCGGTGCGGCTATCGCGTCGACCGGCGGTTCGCTGTTCACCGTCTCCGTTCAAGCCGTGACGCCCGAAACCTTCACTCTCAGTATCGTCTTCCTGGCGATTTTCATGCCGATCATCGGTGGCCGCGGCTCTGCCTGGGGCGCACCGTTGGGCGCGCTGATCGTGGTGATCGTGACACTCAACATGCCCGGTTACCAGGGCAGTGGTGAGCTTCTGCTTGCCGGTGCAGTTCTGGTCATTCTGATCGTGGCACCCGGCGGTGTGATCGGGTGGTCTCGCGCACTTCTCGACCGAACGAATCGTATCTACCAGGAGCGTGTTGCGCGATGA
- a CDS encoding alpha/beta hydrolase — protein sequence MTQQSPSRWRKRLLWTVGSVSIVVGGVVLAFVVSPKPGALTVRWVFERGADKETAAMQKFAPGGVDVIRDQQYRVDDADAYLDVYVPSGTQAALPTVVWTHGGAWISGNKSNYATYYELLASRGFTVVALDYSLGPEHYYPTAVGQLNDAHAYIVENAERLHIDPSKIFLAGDSAGAQLSSQLATLITSPEYAEIVGVEPALRPEQLRGVVLNCGIYDVANMVGGPGIIGWGVDRSLWAYTGERDFLNTEAAKQMSTLNYVNEDFPPVYISGGNGDPLTNKQSKPLADKLTGFGVKVDALFYPADHEPALPHEYQFNLDNADGMTAFERTVDFLSARVD from the coding sequence ATGACACAACAATCACCCTCCCGGTGGCGCAAGAGACTTTTGTGGACCGTAGGTTCCGTGTCCATCGTGGTGGGCGGTGTCGTCCTCGCATTTGTTGTCAGTCCGAAACCCGGCGCACTGACTGTGCGCTGGGTTTTCGAGCGGGGTGCTGACAAGGAAACTGCAGCGATGCAGAAATTTGCTCCGGGCGGCGTCGACGTCATCCGGGATCAGCAGTATCGCGTAGATGACGCGGATGCGTATCTGGACGTCTACGTTCCCAGTGGCACACAGGCGGCATTGCCGACCGTCGTCTGGACGCATGGTGGCGCGTGGATTTCCGGAAACAAGTCCAACTACGCGACGTACTACGAATTACTCGCGTCCCGCGGGTTCACGGTGGTGGCGCTCGATTACTCTCTCGGACCCGAGCACTACTATCCGACGGCTGTCGGCCAACTCAACGACGCCCATGCGTACATCGTGGAGAACGCCGAGAGATTGCATATCGATCCGTCGAAGATCTTCCTGGCCGGCGATTCGGCCGGTGCACAGTTGTCGAGCCAGTTGGCGACGCTCATCACCAGTCCCGAGTACGCCGAGATCGTCGGTGTGGAGCCTGCACTGCGTCCGGAACAACTGCGCGGTGTTGTGTTGAACTGCGGAATTTACGACGTCGCGAACATGGTCGGTGGCCCGGGCATCATCGGGTGGGGTGTGGACAGATCGCTGTGGGCCTACACGGGCGAGCGCGATTTTCTCAATACCGAAGCAGCGAAACAGATGTCGACGCTGAATTACGTGAACGAGGACTTTCCGCCCGTCTACATCAGTGGCGGAAACGGTGACCCTCTCACCAACAAGCAGTCGAAGCCGTTGGCCGACAAGTTGACTGGGTTCGGCGTCAAAGTGGACGCATTGTTCTATCCGGCCGATCATGAACCCGCGCTCCCGCATGAGTATCAGTTCAATCTCGATAATGCGGACGGGATGACAGCCTTCGAGCGCACAGTCGATTTCTTGTCCGCGCGAGTGGATTAG
- a CDS encoding ABC transporter ATP-binding protein — protein sequence MSNPLLEVRGLHKSYGGVRAVNDVSFTVGPGEVIGLVGPNGAGKTTLVDCIFGTQQSDSGTVSLSGKALTGPSERRARHGLSRTFQHPQLALELNAVDNIIPGLYGHRITSPLHSLWWALKGPFENWDRSASRARDVAHEYSITDTESACGDLSLGAQRLVEVARAMATEPEVLLLDEPFAGADHDGIEAISGAVRSIAAQGKGVVLVDHNVDLIAELATTVVLLNFGGVAFNGPPRECLSSDAMREVYFGSDDEEGARDARGR from the coding sequence ATGAGCAATCCACTACTCGAGGTTCGCGGGCTGCACAAATCCTATGGCGGCGTGCGCGCAGTCAACGACGTGTCGTTCACAGTCGGCCCCGGCGAGGTTATCGGTCTCGTCGGCCCCAACGGCGCCGGCAAGACGACGCTGGTGGACTGCATCTTCGGTACGCAGCAATCCGACTCGGGAACTGTCAGCCTGTCCGGCAAGGCACTGACCGGGCCTTCGGAACGTCGCGCCCGGCACGGCCTTTCGCGGACCTTTCAGCATCCGCAGTTGGCCCTCGAGCTCAACGCCGTCGACAACATCATCCCCGGCCTGTACGGACATCGAATCACCTCGCCGCTGCATTCTCTGTGGTGGGCACTCAAAGGACCTTTCGAGAACTGGGATCGATCTGCGTCGCGCGCTCGCGATGTCGCCCACGAGTACTCGATCACCGACACCGAAAGTGCCTGTGGTGATCTGAGTCTGGGCGCGCAGCGGTTGGTGGAAGTAGCCCGCGCCATGGCGACCGAGCCGGAGGTGTTGCTGCTGGACGAGCCCTTTGCCGGCGCAGACCACGACGGTATCGAGGCAATCTCCGGCGCGGTGCGTTCCATTGCCGCGCAGGGCAAGGGCGTCGTACTGGTCGATCACAACGTCGACCTCATCGCAGAGTTGGCAACCACTGTGGTCCTGCTCAATTTCGGTGGCGTTGCCTTCAACGGCCCGCCGCGTGAGTGCCTCTCCAGCGACGCAATGCGTGAGGTGTATTTCGGTTCCGACGACGAAGAAGGAGCGCGCGATGCTCGAGGTCGATAA
- a CDS encoding branched-chain amino acid ABC transporter permease, protein MTDAQLWLAAIEIGAFFSLIALGMYLVVVGADFFNFAMGPYAMAAAMATSWVVVNQGYPLWLAMPLGIAVAVGLSVLTEKLVVKQVQKRSGRGELPALVAVTAVLFGIQQLAGTVFGRTPLPGQKIFDFAPVTVLGATVDSATIVLIAGTALVFLGVGIWLNRSTAGRLLRAVGDNPDAARVLGLPVDRVRLIAFTLAGVIAAIAGLLFAPKAGVQFTSGLSWTLTAFIALVIGGTGRSWAPLIGGMLLGIVQVFAPYYFGASAAQTAILLIALVFFAFRPEGLLSRKVRV, encoded by the coding sequence ATGACAGACGCACAACTCTGGCTCGCAGCCATCGAGATCGGTGCCTTCTTCTCACTGATCGCCTTGGGGATGTACCTCGTGGTGGTCGGCGCGGATTTCTTCAACTTTGCCATGGGCCCGTACGCCATGGCCGCAGCAATGGCGACCAGCTGGGTTGTCGTGAACCAGGGGTACCCACTCTGGTTGGCGATGCCGTTGGGAATCGCTGTTGCGGTGGGGCTTTCGGTCCTCACCGAAAAACTGGTGGTCAAGCAGGTTCAAAAGCGTTCCGGGCGAGGTGAACTGCCCGCGCTCGTGGCCGTGACCGCGGTGCTGTTCGGAATTCAGCAGCTTGCGGGAACCGTCTTCGGACGCACTCCGCTGCCCGGGCAGAAGATCTTCGACTTTGCTCCGGTCACCGTCCTCGGCGCCACCGTCGACAGTGCAACGATCGTTCTGATCGCCGGTACCGCACTGGTTTTCCTCGGCGTCGGAATCTGGCTGAACCGGTCCACGGCAGGTCGACTTCTGCGCGCCGTGGGCGACAATCCGGATGCCGCTCGGGTACTCGGATTGCCGGTGGACCGTGTTCGGCTCATCGCATTCACCCTGGCCGGCGTCATCGCCGCTATCGCCGGATTGTTGTTTGCACCCAAAGCGGGTGTGCAGTTCACCAGCGGATTGTCGTGGACGCTGACGGCTTTCATCGCGCTGGTCATCGGTGGTACCGGACGTAGCTGGGCACCGCTGATCGGCGGCATGCTCCTGGGAATCGTCCAGGTATTTGCGCCGTACTACTTCGGTGCCAGCGCAGCTCAAACGGCGATCCTGCTGATCGCCCTGGTCTTCTTCGCCTTCCGCCCGGAAGGTCTGCTCTCGAGAAAGGTGCGCGTCTGA
- a CDS encoding ABC transporter ATP-binding protein, producing MLEVDKVTVRYGSAVAVREVSFVANPGQVTALVGPNGAGKTSLMGAIYGSVPSSGSISVDGRRVEKMSALQRARSGFAYVPQGRQLFMRMSVRENLRVGADLLGLKADAVDSAFDRFPILRDRADSFAGVLSGGEQQMLVLGRALLAKPSLLLLDEMMTGLAPKIVAELRTLVGQLAAEGVTVIVTEPALAALMAIVDRGYVMQRGEIMRECDSAASLDAAYKQSMGVLSADGR from the coding sequence ATGCTCGAGGTCGATAAAGTTACGGTGCGTTACGGATCGGCCGTCGCTGTACGCGAAGTCAGCTTCGTGGCCAACCCGGGTCAGGTCACCGCACTGGTGGGTCCGAACGGGGCCGGCAAGACCAGCTTGATGGGCGCAATCTACGGTTCGGTGCCGTCCAGCGGAAGCATCAGTGTGGACGGCCGACGCGTCGAGAAGATGTCGGCGTTGCAGCGCGCACGCAGCGGATTTGCCTATGTCCCGCAGGGGCGGCAGCTGTTCATGCGCATGTCCGTACGCGAAAATCTGCGGGTAGGTGCCGATCTCCTGGGCTTGAAGGCCGACGCTGTGGACAGCGCTTTCGATCGCTTTCCGATTCTGCGTGACCGCGCGGATAGTTTCGCGGGCGTTCTCAGTGGTGGCGAGCAGCAGATGCTCGTTCTGGGCCGCGCATTGCTCGCTAAACCGTCTCTTCTGCTCCTCGACGAGATGATGACCGGGTTGGCTCCGAAAATTGTGGCTGAATTACGCACGCTTGTAGGACAACTGGCAGCCGAAGGCGTTACGGTGATTGTGACTGAACCGGCATTGGCTGCATTGATGGCGATCGTGGACCGTGGATATGTCATGCAACGCGGCGAGATCATGCGCGAATGTGATTCTGCCGCTTCGCTCGACGCTGCTTACAAACAATCGATGGGCGTCCTCAGCGCCGACGGGAGATGA
- a CDS encoding alpha/beta hydrolase, whose product MPKPPVPRWRRRMLGLLGVVVVLAVLGGASAYFSPWPGTLAIRWMAAGSADSVSSTLDELAPSGITTVSDVQYREGDPDALLDVYYPAATPMGLPTLIWAHGGSWIYGDKTDYSGYYESLAGEGFTVISLDYSLGPDAMYPTVLSQLNDAYRYITDNAATLHVDSGQLFLGGDSAGAQISSQISAMVTDPSYAAQVGVKPSISPDQLRGVVLDCGVYDMNEFLAREGKFGWTADRESVWAYTGTKDFESSVAVQQMSTLNFVTAKFPPTFITGGNVDVLTAGQSKPFADKLTRLGVDVDALFYPDDYQPELDHEYQFDLDTPDGQVAFDRTAAFLDEHSQ is encoded by the coding sequence GTGCCTAAACCGCCAGTCCCCAGATGGCGTCGGCGCATGCTCGGTCTCCTCGGTGTGGTTGTAGTTCTGGCGGTTCTCGGTGGCGCATCGGCGTACTTCAGCCCGTGGCCAGGCACGCTGGCGATCCGATGGATGGCTGCCGGCAGCGCCGATTCGGTCAGCTCGACGCTCGACGAATTGGCGCCTTCCGGCATCACGACAGTGTCGGATGTGCAATATCGCGAGGGAGACCCGGACGCACTGCTCGACGTTTATTATCCGGCGGCGACGCCAATGGGGTTGCCTACGCTGATCTGGGCGCACGGCGGCAGTTGGATCTACGGCGACAAAACAGACTATTCAGGGTATTACGAGAGCTTGGCCGGTGAAGGATTCACCGTCATCTCGTTGGACTATTCGCTGGGCCCGGACGCCATGTATCCGACGGTGCTGAGTCAACTCAACGATGCCTACCGCTACATCACTGACAACGCGGCCACTTTGCACGTCGATTCCGGTCAACTGTTTCTCGGCGGCGATTCCGCCGGCGCGCAGATTTCCAGCCAGATATCGGCCATGGTCACCGATCCGAGCTACGCCGCACAGGTCGGCGTGAAACCTAGCATCTCACCCGATCAGCTACGCGGCGTCGTTCTCGACTGCGGTGTCTACGACATGAACGAATTCCTGGCGCGGGAAGGCAAATTCGGCTGGACGGCAGACCGCGAATCCGTCTGGGCGTACACGGGAACCAAGGACTTCGAGAGTTCTGTTGCAGTCCAGCAGATGTCGACGCTCAATTTCGTGACAGCAAAGTTTCCGCCGACATTCATCACCGGCGGCAACGTCGACGTACTGACCGCGGGCCAGTCGAAACCGTTTGCGGACAAGCTCACCCGCCTCGGCGTCGACGTCGACGCTCTCTTCTATCCCGACGACTACCAGCCGGAACTCGATCACGAGTACCAATTCGATCTGGATACTCCGGACGGTCAGGTGGCATTCGATCGCACCGCTGCGTTCCTAGACGAGCATTCTCAGTAG